TCTTCCAGCAAACATATGCAACCAATCTCAATTTCAACTTACACCATTTGAAATCtctttttcaaacttttatgggGAGTTTTGAATTCCTCATGTACAAAGAAACCCTTCAACAAAACTGACTTTTTGATACAATAAACTTTTGGATCATAACATAACCTTTTCAATGAACAATAATATCAGTGAGTTTACTAGGATCAGCCTCTTCAAGCATTTGAACTACCATTCTCATGCTTGGTCTGAGAACCGGAATCTTCGCCGTGCAATGGACCGCAATGCGTAACACCTTGATGACATCTTCCTTCAATGCATTGGCGATGTTCATGTCCACCACCTCATCCAAAATTTCATTGTTCTCAAGTTTAGTGTAGATCCAGTGTACTATGTCCTTGTTCTCTCCGAATTCGGGCTCTAATGGCCTTTTTCCGGTGACCAATTCCATCAATACAACCCCAAAGCTGTAAACATCGCACTTCTCGTTTATATTGCACGTGTATGCATACTCTGCAATCAAAACGTAAATGGTAGTGAAATTTGTGCATTTTAATGAGTccaacataaacaaataaagaaagaacATACCAGGAGCAATGTATCCATGAGTTCCAGCTATAAAATGAGTCCAATCCCCTCCACTACCATTCTGCACAATCTTTGCAAGTCCGAAATCGGCAATCCTCGGTTTCCACTCTTCATCTAACAAAATATTGCTTGATTTCACGTCACGGTGTATAACGGGTCTGTCATATCCATGGTGCAAATACTTTAACCCTCTAGCGGCCCCTAATGCAATGGCATATCTCAGTTCCCAACTCATATCGATCTTTGGACATGAGTGTAGCTTGTCCCACAAGCTTCCATTCGGTAAGTACTCGTAAACCAGTAGGCTGCAATCCTCACTTGTGATACTACAGAAAAGCTTCACCACATTCACATGCCTGATGGCACTCAACGCGGTCACCTCAGCATCATATTCTTGTGACCGGAATTTGCTTTTTGTTAGCATAGTAGCACTGCTCCGGTAGCTTTTACCGTTGCTAGAATCTGAGGTCCAAATGTGCTTAACAGCTAGTTTTTTACCGCCATTCAATTCGACCTTATAGACATTTCCAGATCCACCTTTACCTATCAAATTCTCTGATTTGATGCCGTTGGTGATATCCTTTTCAGTGAAACTTAGCATGTGAAATGATTTCATTTCCCATGAACCCTGCTTCAATGGATGATTAAGATTAGTCTTCCTTACCTTGACAAACATGTAACATCCTATTGATAAAACCAGCACTAGTATTCCGGCTATGAAACATGATAAAAACGTTCGAAGATGACTCAATGTACCGGAATCTGATGAACATGGCTGAAAGTCCTTGAGATTTGAGCTGCATAGGCCTAGATTCCCCTCAAAGCCATCTTTAAAAACCTCAACTGATAAAGATTTGGGTATTGGACCGACCAACCGGTTATCGGACAAGTCTAAAAGACTTAATCTCAAAGATGACAAAGAAGTCGGGATTTCACCAGAGAGtgtgtttttggataaattCAATGAGTTCAGGCTCTGTAAAGATCCAACGCTATCAGGGATTTCCCCATAGAGTGAGTTACCAGCAAGGTTTACATCATGCAAAGAAACACACGAGCCTAATGAGTCCGGTATCGTACCCGAAAACATGTTACCATCCAAATAAAGGCTGCCTAAGCTTTTCAATTCTCCGATGGTTCCCGGAATTTGTCCAGAAAATTGATTCAAACTAACATGAATAGAGACTAATGAAGAAGCTTTAGAGATTGAAGCAGGCAATTCACCTGAAAATCGATTATTTGACAGCAATAGTTGTGCAAGTGACTTGGCATTACCAATATCCCCTGTCACAGGACCTTCAAATTGATTCATGGTAAGATCAATTAAGGCAAGATTTGGCAAGCTCCAAATACCAGCAGGGACAATACCAGATAACAAATTGTTATTTACTCGAAATCGAGCCAAGGACTTACAGTTTGCATAACTTTTAGGGATAGTGCCAGTTAAGTTGTTCTGCAGCAGAAGAAGTTTAACCATTTTGCCATTTTTGCACATATCTGGTGGTATAGGACCCGTCAAGAAATTCTCCGAGACATCTATGAAAATGAAATCCGACCACGATCCGATTTTGGGGGGAATTCGACCACTAAGGTTGTTCCTATAAAGTGATAACCCTACAAGGTACTTGAACTCACCAAACTCCTCAGGTATCTTACctgaaaaatgattttcaaaGAGCTGCAAAGAAGCAAGGTTGTTCAAGGACCGCAGCTCCGATAATTTGCCTCGAAGCATATTCATTGACGCATCAAAGTTCACTAGACTCGTGAGATTACCGAATCCAACAGGCAAGTTTCCTGACAATGAGTTGTTGTAAAGCTGAAGTTGCCAAAGTTTGTCAAGTTGGATAATCCCTGCAGGGATCGGACCAGACAATGTATTATCAGCGAGTTCGAGATTTCGTAGCCGAGTAAGGTTGTGAATTCCCTCAGGAATCTGTCCAGTGATACTACAATTAGTGAGATACAACCAATACAATTTCTCAAGGTATAGGACTACCTGTGGAAATGGACTTGATGCAAATGGGTTATCACCAAGGCTTAAGAAAGTCAATTCCTTGAGATTTTCCAGTGATTTCCATGGAAAATGACCTGAAAATCCACTACTGTTCAAACTCAAGAACTTCAATTCATTTAAAGGAGACAGATCAGGGACTTGTCCAGAAAATGAATTCAACCCCAAATCCAGGTACTGCAACCCTGTACAGTTCTTCATGTCTTCATCAGTTACCTTACCATACAATGAATTGTCCCCAAAATCAATCTTCACCAATGATTTTAGCTCACAAATGGACCCAAATGGAATATAACCAATCAATTGTTGATGGGGAAGATTGATTTCCTTTACGAATCCATTCGAATTACAAACAACTCCATTGAAATTACATGCAGATCTTCCTTGTATCCATGAACTGAAAACATCAGTATTTGAATTTTGTAGAGCAGACTTCAACTTTAACAATATCTGCAACTCATCGGACTCGGCACAGGACATTTCGATGattgaaacaaaaacaagaaacatGGGAAGAAGCCATTGTTGGATAGACATGGTAGCAAATGAAGGCTAAATTGAGCCTGCAGGTGGAGAAAACTGGGTTTAATCTAAGGAAGTAAAGataatatcataaaaatcatcatatttttttGTCTGCAGTATTTACAGTCAAAGAAGATTAAAAGGGTCAGCAAATACAGTTGCTATAATTGGCGAATCAAAAGACTATAATTATCAGCTTAAGGCTTAAAGTCATGGGAATGTGATGTCATGTATGGAAATGGGTAAGACATGAAGTGTAGGAAACTGGAAAAACAATGGCCGCCGCGTTTGACTGAGGTCTGCATTATGCACGGCCGCCATGTCGAAGAAAGTCGGTGGAAAAACGAACATATTTCCACCCtgccattaaaattttctcCATGCATCAGTTCCTTAATGGTTCACTGGTCTATATCAGCTGTCACCGAATCGAAATGCGAcaaatgttccaaatgtttaaacaattaataatcTGACcgtagaaaaataaaagtatgcaaGGCAAGTTCTTGGATGTTTCCTAGCTCCTACCTGTGGTCTTGATcactaattaataaaactttttacttaattacaaaaataatatttcatttacaatAATTTACATAAAGTTCATCACAATAAACAAGTGCTCTCAATTTCGCCCATAAAACAATAAATAGGCCCTCTTAAATAGACataaattttctttgttaaaaatacaattaatgtGAAACTTTATCTCCTCAAAATTAATTTCGATTAAATCTTCAATATGGAATAAAGTAGAAGAGATCTTATTGAACTAGTCTTCCACTAAAAATCTTTGAAATGTGCttttaaaaagttcaaaaaagtCCTTTATATGCAAACTAAGTTTCAATTGAAGTTATAATGTAACTGGCACCAACAATCTTCGCTTTTGATAGTTTTTATTGAAGacatttacaaatttcaaaCAAGGAAAATATGGTCTTCAACACAACATTCCCTGTTAAACCAATCCAAACAGCTATGAATAATAACTATGAAATCAATCATGGTATTACCCAGTGAGGAATTCACTATGTACTCATGATAAAAGTTATGATTTAAGCTAAATCCATCTTAAATTATCGCAGCCTCACTCTTGTTCATGTACACTAAACTCTCTCACCAAGTAAGCTTTTCTTGTAGAAAGCATAAAAACAAACTGATAGGACCAGGGATTTTTAGTTAACAAGACTATTATCCGAATCCAAGGAAAGACGTGcgaaatgatataaaaaatatcgaGTACTAACTTTATCTCATTAAATTATTGCCATCCAATTAAAAGACATAtaatagaaattatatataaagttCCTAACAGGGAAATTTGTCACGCTAGAAATACAAAAGCTGAACGTAGTTTCTTCACGGGCTCCTTCACTGTCATGCAGAATTCCATATCCATCTGAAAGAAAAtgagattaaagaaaaatgtaaattaatgaCTTCCCGTTGAAGGGCTTTTTGCAGTTAATACTGAAATCAAAGTACCTGAGCAACAATGGTGATATGAAGAGCACAACTCCCAAATGCCATTACAATTAATGTTGTTGATGACTGTTAGGTGAAATTTGTTGAAAAGTGGCCAACCATACTGTGATGAGTTTGTTGAAGAGCTTGCAACTTGTATGCATGTTGCAGCTTGTATGTTTGCTGCAATAGCAAGTTCCTTGTTTAGTTACATCGTAATTATGTTTGGTTCAAAATGAACAACCTTGATAACAGCTTGATGTGTTTAAGTAGCTGAATGACttgtttaattgatttgttttagTATACAAGTAATGTTTCACAACTTACGAGGTTGATTAGTGATATTAGTTGTGTTTGGTAGAAAAATTGTCTATAAAAGTCACGTATTGTTTTGTTTATGATAATGAAAATTAGTTTTTCATACCTTGTTGCACGTTTGTGAGCAAGTAAAATGTTTCATGCATCTTGATACTTTATTCTTTGTCATGTTTTCTACTTTTGCAGCTGATAAAACgctaacaattggtatcatTTGCCTAAGTCTTTGAGGGCCATTTATTTTGCTTCTGTTGCATGTTAAGAAAGATAGAAGTTGTTAAAGCCTATTATCTTTGAGGGATGGTTGTTAAGGCAGCAACGGCTTACCCCTGTGAGACTCCCAAACAAGCTTGGGATAACTTGAAGGAGGAGTTGATGGAGTAAGAGCAAGTCTATCAAAGCGCTAAGGAAGAGTGTTAAAAAATGGCCAACCATATTGCTGTGATGATTTTGTTGAAGAGCTCACAACTCGTATGCTTGCTGCAATAGCAAGTTTCTTGTTTAGTTACATTGTAATtatgtttggttgaaaatgaacaaGCTTGATGTGCTTAGGAAGCTGACTGACTTGTTTAGTTGGCTTGTTTTAGTATACAAGTAATGTTTCACAACTTATTAGGTTGATTAGTGGTAGTAGTTGTGTTTGG
The sequence above is a segment of the Gossypium raimondii isolate GPD5lz chromosome 4, ASM2569854v1, whole genome shotgun sequence genome. Coding sequences within it:
- the LOC105780889 gene encoding receptor-like protein kinase 7 — protein: MSIQQWLLPMFLVFVSIIEMSCAESDELQILLKLKSALQNSNTDVFSSWIQGRSACNFNGVVCNSNGFVKEINLPHQQLIGYIPFGSICELKSLVKIDFGDNSLYGKVTDEDMKNCTGLQYLDLGLNSFSGQVPDLSPLNELKFLSLNSSGFSGHFPWKSLENLKELTFLSLGDNPFASSPFPQVVLYLEKLYWLYLTNCSITGQIPEGIHNLTRLRNLELADNTLSGPIPAGIIQLDKLWQLQLYNNSLSGNLPVGFGNLTSLVNFDASMNMLRGKLSELRSLNNLASLQLFENHFSGKIPEEFGEFKYLVGLSLYRNNLSGRIPPKIGSWSDFIFIDVSENFLTGPIPPDMCKNGKMVKLLLLQNNLTGTIPKSYANCKSLARFRVNNNLLSGIVPAGIWSLPNLALIDLTMNQFEGPVTGDIGNAKSLAQLLLSNNRFSGELPASISKASSLVSIHVSLNQFSGQIPGTIGELKSLGSLYLDGNMFSGTIPDSLGSCVSLHDVNLAGNSLYGEIPDSVGSLQSLNSLNLSKNTLSGEIPTSLSSLRLSLLDLSDNRLVGPIPKSLSVEVFKDGFEGNLGLCSSNLKDFQPCSSDSGTLSHLRTFLSCFIAGILVLVLSIGCYMFVKVRKTNLNHPLKQGSWEMKSFHMLSFTEKDITNGIKSENLIGKGGSGNVYKVELNGGKKLAVKHIWTSDSSNGKSYRSSATMLTKSKFRSQEYDAEVTALSAIRHVNVVKLFCSITSEDCSLLVYEYLPNGSLWDKLHSCPKIDMSWELRYAIALGAARGLKYLHHGYDRPVIHRDVKSSNILLDEEWKPRIADFGLAKIVQNGSGGDWTHFIAGTHGYIAPEYAYTCNINEKCDVYSFGVVLMELVTGKRPLEPEFGENKDIVHWIYTKLENNEILDEVVDMNIANALKEDVIKVLRIAVHCTAKIPVLRPSMRMVVQMLEEADPSKLTDIIVH